One genomic window of Campylobacter curvus includes the following:
- the serS gene encoding serine--tRNA ligase, with product MINLKLLESNYENFVSKLRGKNINEDVLKSLLDTFNELKKQRQILEDLQAVQNSKSKELGALARSGGDVAGLKEELSKNKEALGAQNEIVRVLEEKLDNIASNVPNITDDDVPLGRDEEDNVCIKKVLEPREFSFTPKAHYELGEQLGWLDFERGAKISGSRFTILRGEAARLSRALVNYMIDFNSARGFELVNVPFLVNSNTLYGTGQLPKFEDDLYKVRDEDLYLIPTSEVPVTNIYNDEIIDAENLPIKMTCYSACFRQEAGSAGRDTRGMIRQHQFEKVELVSITKPEQSEQILDEMVACASDLLASLGLPHRHMLLCSGDLGFSAAKTIDLEVWLPSQNKYREISSISNTRDFQARRAKIRFKDGKKNALVNTLNGSSLAVGRTLIAIMENYQRQDGTIEVPSVLKRYM from the coding sequence ATGATAAATTTAAAACTACTTGAGAGCAATTACGAAAATTTTGTCAGCAAACTTCGAGGCAAAAATATAAATGAAGACGTTCTAAAAAGCCTACTTGACACGTTTAACGAGCTAAAAAAACAGCGTCAAATTTTAGAAGACCTCCAAGCCGTGCAAAACTCAAAAAGTAAGGAGCTTGGCGCGCTAGCTAGAAGTGGCGGCGATGTGGCGGGCTTAAAAGAGGAGCTTAGCAAAAATAAAGAAGCGCTTGGTGCGCAAAACGAAATCGTGCGAGTACTCGAGGAAAAGCTAGACAATATCGCCTCAAACGTACCAAATATCACCGACGATGACGTGCCTTTGGGCCGAGACGAAGAGGATAATGTCTGCATAAAAAAGGTGCTAGAGCCGCGCGAATTTTCTTTCACGCCAAAGGCGCATTACGAGCTTGGAGAGCAGCTTGGCTGGCTTGACTTCGAGCGCGGAGCTAAAATTTCAGGCTCGCGTTTTACGATCTTAAGAGGCGAGGCGGCAAGGCTCTCAAGGGCTTTGGTAAATTACATGATCGATTTTAACAGTGCGCGAGGATTTGAGCTAGTAAACGTGCCGTTTTTGGTAAATTCAAACACGCTTTATGGCACCGGGCAGCTACCAAAATTTGAGGACGATCTTTATAAGGTGCGTGACGAGGATCTTTACTTGATCCCGACTAGCGAAGTGCCGGTGACTAATATCTACAACGACGAGATCATAGATGCTGAAAATTTACCGATAAAGATGACTTGCTACTCGGCGTGCTTTCGTCAAGAGGCGGGTTCGGCCGGTCGCGATACGCGCGGCATGATACGCCAACATCAGTTTGAAAAGGTTGAGCTTGTAAGCATAACAAAGCCCGAGCAAAGCGAGCAAATTTTAGACGAAATGGTCGCTTGCGCGAGTGATCTGCTCGCTTCGCTAGGCTTGCCGCACCGACATATGCTGCTTTGTAGCGGCGATCTTGGCTTTAGCGCGGCAAAGACGATCGATCTTGAGGTCTGGCTACCGTCTCAAAACAAATACCGCGAGATAAGCTCTATCTCAAATACGCGTGATTTTCAGGCTAGAAGAGCAAAAATTCGCTTCAAAGACGGCAAGAAAAACGCTCTTGTAAACACACTAAACGGCTCGAGCCTGGCCGTAGGCAGGACGCTGATAGCCATAATGGAAAACTATCAACGTCAAGACGGGACGATCGAGGTCCCAAGCGTTCTTAAAAGGTATATGTAG
- the trpS gene encoding tryptophan--tRNA ligase, giving the protein MRVLTGLQPSGKLHLGNYFASIKQMVEAQKTSEMFMFIANYHAMTSLSDAKALRQNTLEAAAAFLALGIDPKKSVFWVQSDVKEVLELYWILSQYTPMGLLERAHSYKDKVAKGIGASHGLFSYPVLMAADILLYSAQVVPVGKDQIQHVEIARDIALKFNNEHGEILTLPTHRVDENVATVPGTDGAKMSKSYGNTIDIFADAKTLKKQIGSIVTASEPLEAPKQWQTCNVYNIAKLFLDEDGQRALQARYEKGGEGHGHFKAYLNELVWAYFKDAREKFEYYTSHLGEVEEILSEGAAKARIYALPLIEKVREKTGIYR; this is encoded by the coding sequence ATGAGAGTTTTAACAGGCTTGCAGCCTAGCGGGAAGCTGCATTTGGGCAACTATTTCGCATCGATAAAGCAGATGGTAGAAGCCCAAAAAACAAGCGAGATGTTTATGTTTATCGCAAACTACCACGCGATGACATCGCTAAGCGACGCAAAGGCGCTCAGACAAAACACGCTAGAAGCGGCGGCTGCATTTTTGGCACTTGGGATCGATCCTAAAAAAAGCGTATTTTGGGTGCAAAGCGATGTCAAAGAGGTGCTTGAGCTTTACTGGATACTGAGCCAATACACCCCAATGGGCCTACTAGAGCGCGCACATAGCTATAAAGATAAGGTCGCAAAGGGCATAGGCGCCAGCCACGGGCTATTTAGCTACCCCGTGCTGATGGCGGCTGACATACTGCTATATAGCGCTCAGGTCGTGCCCGTGGGTAAGGATCAGATCCAGCACGTCGAGATAGCACGCGACATCGCGCTTAAATTTAATAACGAACACGGCGAAATTTTGACCCTGCCGACCCACCGAGTCGATGAGAACGTAGCCACCGTGCCTGGCACTGACGGCGCAAAAATGAGCAAGAGCTACGGCAACACGATAGATATTTTCGCAGATGCCAAAACACTCAAAAAACAAATCGGCTCCATCGTAACGGCCAGCGAACCGCTAGAAGCCCCAAAGCAGTGGCAAACCTGCAACGTCTATAACATCGCGAAGCTGTTTTTAGACGAGGACGGACAAAGGGCGCTTCAAGCGCGCTACGAAAAAGGCGGCGAAGGACACGGGCACTTCAAAGCCTACCTAAATGAGCTTGTTTGGGCATATTTTAAAGATGCAAGAGAGAAATTCGAGTATTACACGAGCCACCTTGGCGAGGTCGAGGAGATATTAAGCGAAGGTGCGGCAAAAGCGCGAATTTACGCACTGCCTTTGATAGAAAAGGTACGAGAAAAAACCGGAATTTACAGATAG
- a CDS encoding shikimate kinase, with protein sequence MKTKNNNIVLIGFMGVGKGTTARALSKSLKTVNLDCDDLIESSQNMKIKEIFEQHGEEYFRNLEKNLAKFLTTNVKNTIISTGGGFVNVKGLNKIGTVIYLKASFEAIIERLKNSANSEKKMAKRPLLSNLTKAKELHKTREKIYEKKADIIIEVEQKTPKQIVKEIIKNLQKR encoded by the coding sequence ATGAAAACGAAGAACAATAACATCGTCTTGATCGGCTTCATGGGTGTTGGCAAAGGCACGACAGCAAGGGCGCTAAGCAAGAGCCTAAAGACTGTCAATCTCGACTGTGACGATCTGATAGAAAGCTCGCAAAATATGAAAATAAAGGAAATTTTCGAACAGCACGGAGAGGAATATTTTAGGAATTTAGAAAAAAATCTGGCGAAATTTCTAACTACTAACGTCAAAAATACCATCATCTCGACGGGCGGGGGCTTTGTGAATGTCAAAGGACTAAACAAAATCGGCACGGTCATCTATCTAAAAGCTAGCTTTGAAGCTATCATCGAGCGCTTAAAAAACAGCGCCAACAGCGAAAAGAAAATGGCAAAAAGACCGCTTTTAAGTAACCTAACAAAAGCCAAAGAGCTTCACAAAACGCGTGAGAAAATTTATGAGAAAAAGGCCGATATCATCATCGAAGTCGAGCAAAAAACGCCAAAGCAGATCGTAAAAGAGATAATCAAAAATTTACAAAAAAGATGA